DNA sequence from the Staphylococcus epidermidis genome:
TGATAGCTCCCATCTCTTTACAAATATTTTGAATGTCTTCTTCCGATAACAAAACATTCTTTAAATCCTTATGCATTATAATTCATCTCCATTATTCGAAATCAAAATAAATTCTTTAAAATTTTCTTTAACATATAAATCGCCAATAGCTAACACTGCATTTTCTTGATTAATAATGAGTGGGATGCGCTGACGTTCAGCAAGAGTCACTTTTTTATCGATAAATAAACGACTCACTTTTTTATGACCTTTTTGACCATTTAATTTATACACATCTCCATTTTGTCGGACACGCACAGTAAGCGGATATAACTGTTGTGGTAAGTCAGGATGAATATCAATTTGATAATCATTAAATTCATATGTACCTGGCTTTCTAATACATATACGGTCTAATATATATTGATCCATTTCACTTTTAGCCATTATTATTAATTTATCATATGCAATTTGAATTATCCATTCATCTGTTACGTGAATATTAAATTGAGATTTATCATTTCTAATCTGTTCAAACCACTCGTCATAAGCATGTTGTGGCATTGCTAAATGACAATCTAATTTTTCGAATAACAAATCCATAACTACGCTTTTGATATTCACATTCAATTCATTAAAAGCAGTTCTAGAAAAGGAATAGGTTAAATATTTACTTTTTGAAACTTCGTTATTGATGAACGTTTCAGCTTGTTCTTTTAACGATTGCAATTCAATATCATGCCAATCCTTAAGTTTGAGTAGCTGATGCGCGTTTAAATGCGGGTTCTCGTTAATTGCAGGTATGATGCGTTGTCTAATGTCATTTCTAACATATTTTCTATCTTGATTAGACATGTCCTCATAGTATGGAATTTGGTTCGCATACTGATACGCTAATATTTCAGTTTTTTTTAAATTTAACATAGGACGATACACTTTGTATTGATTAAAATACGACTCATATGTCATACCTAATGAATTACGTGTTGATCTCCCTGTAAACAAACGATATATAATCGTTTCAAATTGATCATCAAGATGATGAGCTGTTAACAATACATCTGCTCTTAATTGAGCTATGATATCTCCAAACCATTCATAACGACGTTGACGCGCTTCTTGTTGAATACTATTACCGTCTGCTACAATATCACTTAAGTCTAAACGCTTTATATAAATGTCAATATGATGTTGATGGCAATACTCTCTCAAAAACGCTTCTTCTTCATATGACTGTTCACGCAATCCGTGGTTAACATGAACACATGTTAATTTACGATATGTATGTTGATAGTCGTTTAATAAGCTATATAATAAACTCATACTATCAATGCCTGTTGAGACAGCCACAACAATATGTGCTTTTTTAGACCAACCATCTGTTTTGATATTCATTTATTCACCTCGTTACTTTAAATGATGCCACTAAATTGAATTCTACGTGATACAATTAAATCCGTCTTCCATAACGTAATATGACTTACTCAACATCAACAAAAATAGGAGTAGGAGAGAATTCAAAGTAATATAATTGAATTCTACCTCCCACCCCATGTGGATGTTGCATATGTTTAATCAAGGACTAAACATCTTCGTAGTGTCTTCCCACTATTTGTCAAAGTACTAAAAACATCATCACTCTGACATTAACGGTCGTTTAATCTATATCATATTAACGTCTAGAACCTTTACCGCCTCTGCGTGATTCGGTTTGACGTTTAATTGACGTTAATTTATCTTCACTATCTTTTAAGAAGTTACTTAATTTTTTCTCAAAGTCTTCAGTTTTTTGAACTGGTTTACCGTGATTAGCTTTACTGTGACGAGGCTTACGAGGGCGGTCTTTAGCTTT
Encoded proteins:
- the tilS gene encoding tRNA lysidine(34) synthetase TilS is translated as MNIKTDGWSKKAHIVVAVSTGIDSMSLLYSLLNDYQHTYRKLTCVHVNHGLREQSYEEEAFLREYCHQHHIDIYIKRLDLSDIVADGNSIQQEARQRRYEWFGDIIAQLRADVLLTAHHLDDQFETIIYRLFTGRSTRNSLGMTYESYFNQYKVYRPMLNLKKTEILAYQYANQIPYYEDMSNQDRKYVRNDIRQRIIPAINENPHLNAHQLLKLKDWHDIELQSLKEQAETFINNEVSKSKYLTYSFSRTAFNELNVNIKSVVMDLLFEKLDCHLAMPQHAYDEWFEQIRNDKSQFNIHVTDEWIIQIAYDKLIIMAKSEMDQYILDRICIRKPGTYEFNDYQIDIHPDLPQQLYPLTVRVRQNGDVYKLNGQKGHKKVSRLFIDKKVTLAERQRIPLIINQENAVLAIGDLYVKENFKEFILISNNGDEL